From Acinetobacter suaedae, one genomic window encodes:
- a CDS encoding fimbria/pilus outer membrane usher protein has protein sequence MSKKHAPYRLLKRHICFYLTSGVISMTMPVMVYADELKNNNATEAEFDSSFLIGDAQKIDISRFKYGNPVLPGEYNVDVYINGKWFGKRRMQFKAVDPKQNAVTCFNSNTLLEYGVKQDALAIHQSAISQNSCLKIDEWIEDAYYNFDTSKLRVDISIPQVAIQKNAQGYVDPSVWDRGVNAGFLSYSGSAYKTFNKSNDNKETTNAFMALTAGANLAGWQLRHNGQWQWKDQPNENESKSNYQSTSTYLQRAFPQYRGVLTLGDSFTNGEVFDSFGYRGIDFSSDDRMLPNSMLGYAPRIRGNAKTNAKVEVRQQGQLIYQTTVSPGSFEINDLYPTGFGGELEVSVIESNGDIQTFSIPYASVVQMLRPGMSRYSVTAGEFRDRDIDLDPWVVQGKYQLGINNYLTGYTGFQATERYASALLGTAFATPLGAIAVDVTHSEADFEKKASQSGQSYRLSYSKLISPTSTNLTLAAYRYSTENYYKLRDALLIRDLEDKGINSYAVGKQRSEFQITLNQGLPDGWGNFYMVGSWVDYWNRNESGKQYQFGYSNNYHGLTYGLSATKRQVDYSSNNRTRDTEYLMTLSFPLSFKKHSMNVNANASQNNRTVGVSGTVGDRFNYGTSISHQDYSNPTFNVNGRYRTNFTTVGGSYSIADTYQQAMVSLTGNIVAHRDGILFGPEQGQTMVLVYAPDAAGAKVNNTTGLSVNKDGYAVIPYVTPYRLNDITLDPQEMSTNVELEETSQRIAPFAGSITKVDFSTKKGYAIYIAAKTSTGENLPFAAQVFDQNNESVGIVAQGSMVYLRTQKAQDQLYVKWGDDSAEQCEITYDVTAQLAQDQQNLIMTEAVCK, from the coding sequence ATGTCAAAAAAGCACGCACCATATAGATTATTAAAGCGGCATATTTGTTTTTACCTTACTTCTGGCGTAATCAGCATGACTATGCCAGTAATGGTGTATGCAGACGAACTCAAAAACAATAATGCGACGGAAGCTGAATTCGACTCTTCATTTTTAATTGGTGATGCACAAAAGATCGATATTTCACGCTTTAAGTACGGTAACCCAGTATTACCAGGTGAATATAATGTAGACGTATACATCAATGGTAAATGGTTCGGCAAACGTCGTATGCAATTTAAAGCTGTCGACCCTAAGCAAAATGCAGTTACCTGCTTCAATTCTAATACTTTACTCGAATACGGTGTTAAGCAAGATGCTTTAGCGATCCATCAGTCTGCTATTTCACAAAATAGCTGCCTAAAAATAGATGAATGGATTGAAGATGCATACTATAATTTTGATACATCTAAGTTGCGTGTAGATATTTCTATTCCTCAGGTTGCGATACAAAAAAATGCTCAAGGCTATGTTGATCCTAGTGTTTGGGATCGTGGTGTAAATGCTGGCTTTTTATCTTATAGCGGTAGTGCATATAAAACCTTTAATAAAAGCAATGACAATAAAGAAACCACTAATGCATTTATGGCATTAACAGCTGGAGCGAATCTTGCTGGCTGGCAATTACGTCACAATGGTCAATGGCAGTGGAAAGATCAGCCTAACGAGAATGAAAGTAAATCAAACTATCAATCTACAAGTACCTATTTGCAACGTGCATTTCCTCAATATCGTGGTGTACTTACATTAGGTGATAGTTTTACCAATGGTGAAGTTTTCGATTCATTTGGATACCGTGGTATTGATTTTTCTAGTGATGACCGCATGCTCCCAAATAGTATGTTGGGGTATGCGCCTCGTATTCGTGGCAATGCAAAAACAAACGCTAAAGTTGAAGTACGTCAACAAGGTCAATTAATTTACCAAACGACTGTATCACCAGGTAGCTTTGAAATTAATGATCTCTATCCAACGGGCTTTGGCGGAGAACTTGAAGTTTCTGTGATTGAATCAAATGGTGATATCCAAACATTTTCAATCCCCTACGCTTCTGTCGTTCAAATGCTAAGACCTGGCATGAGCCGCTACTCGGTTACTGCTGGCGAATTCCGTGATCGTGATATTGATTTAGACCCTTGGGTTGTGCAAGGTAAATACCAACTCGGTATTAACAACTACCTGACTGGTTATACAGGTTTTCAAGCAACTGAACGATATGCATCTGCACTATTAGGTACAGCCTTTGCGACACCTCTAGGTGCTATTGCAGTTGACGTAACACATTCTGAAGCTGACTTTGAGAAAAAAGCGTCTCAATCTGGTCAAAGTTATCGCTTGAGCTATAGTAAGCTGATCTCTCCGACAAGTACCAATTTAACCTTAGCCGCATATCGATACTCGACTGAAAATTATTACAAATTACGTGATGCACTTTTAATCCGTGATTTGGAAGATAAAGGTATCAACAGCTATGCTGTGGGTAAACAACGCAGTGAATTCCAAATTACCTTAAATCAGGGTCTTCCTGATGGTTGGGGTAACTTCTACATGGTCGGTTCGTGGGTTGATTATTGGAATCGCAATGAAAGCGGCAAACAATACCAGTTTGGTTATAGTAATAACTACCATGGTTTAACTTATGGTTTATCTGCAACCAAACGACAAGTTGACTATAGCTCGAATAATCGTACACGTGACACTGAATACTTGATGACGCTCTCCTTCCCATTGAGCTTCAAAAAGCATTCAATGAATGTGAATGCAAATGCATCACAGAATAACCGAACTGTTGGTGTTAGTGGTACTGTTGGCGATCGCTTTAATTATGGAACATCTATATCACACCAAGACTATAGCAACCCAACATTCAACGTAAATGGTCGCTATCGCACCAATTTCACGACCGTTGGTGGATCTTATAGTATTGCTGATACCTATCAACAAGCGATGGTAAGTTTAACAGGTAATATTGTTGCGCATCGTGATGGGATTTTATTCGGCCCTGAACAAGGTCAAACCATGGTATTGGTTTATGCTCCAGATGCAGCAGGTGCCAAAGTCAATAATACAACAGGTTTAAGTGTCAATAAGGATGGCTATGCTGTTATTCCTTATGTAACACCATATCGTTTAAATGACATCACACTTGACCCACAAGAAATGTCTACAAATGTCGAACTTGAAGAAACTAGCCAACGAATTGCCCCATTCGCAGGGTCTATTACGAAAGTAGACTTTTCTACGAAGAAAGGTTATGCAATTTACATTGCTGCTAAAACTTCGACTGGTGAAAATCTACCATTTGCAGCTCAAGTATTTGATCAAAATAATGAGTCTGTTGGTATTGTTGCTCAAGGCAGCATGGTGTATTTACGTACCCAAAAAGCACAAGATCAACTGTATGTAAAATGGGGTGATGATAGCGCTGAGCAATGTGAGATTACTTATGACGTAACAGCTCAGCTTGCACAAGATCAACAAAACTTAATAATGACTGAGGCGGTTTGTAAATGA
- a CDS encoding fimbrial protein — MKKLLLNSVLLTAGLGLYSEANAACTLSYGFTTVDISMAVGRVVVRPSDTVGTILRKATFPINPNGSTLRCNSSSDRIYADLTQNYPISTLGNSIYTTNIPGIGIRLYREAENATNFSGYYPYSRNLSPGTTYNLAQGYFVVEIIKTAAQTGSGTLVPGRYSSYYVTGHANRPFLTSTVYGNAITIASSSCEIQGNINKVVTLPTVTKSGFTGVGSTQGAQAFDLNILCNGGQNPTGYEEKNLISLSFDYIQDGTNNQVLSNTAPAATRANGVGVQLLWNYQNKNQAIRKGDKLEIGTIKSNDTLQFNIPLTAQYYQTAANVSAGTVRAMATVTIEYD; from the coding sequence ATGAAAAAATTACTCTTAAACAGTGTTTTGCTCACCGCTGGTCTTGGTTTGTATAGTGAGGCAAATGCAGCCTGTACACTTAGTTATGGGTTCACTACCGTTGATATTTCCATGGCTGTAGGGAGAGTCGTTGTTCGTCCTAGTGACACAGTAGGCACGATTCTACGTAAAGCAACCTTCCCTATTAATCCCAATGGCTCGACTCTTAGATGTAATTCAAGCTCAGATCGCATTTATGCTGATTTAACACAGAATTATCCAATCAGTACCTTAGGTAATAGCATTTATACAACGAATATCCCAGGTATTGGTATCCGTTTATATCGTGAAGCTGAAAATGCAACCAATTTCTCTGGTTACTATCCATACTCTAGAAATCTTAGCCCTGGAACAACTTACAATTTAGCTCAAGGATATTTCGTTGTAGAAATTATCAAAACAGCAGCCCAAACAGGATCAGGAACATTAGTACCAGGACGCTATAGTAGTTATTATGTTACTGGCCATGCGAATCGCCCATTCTTAACCAGCACAGTCTATGGAAATGCAATCACCATTGCTTCTTCATCCTGTGAAATTCAAGGGAATATCAATAAAGTTGTTACTTTACCCACTGTGACAAAATCAGGATTCACGGGTGTAGGCTCCACTCAAGGAGCACAAGCTTTTGATCTCAACATTTTATGTAACGGTGGTCAGAACCCAACAGGTTATGAGGAAAAAAACTTAATCAGTTTAAGTTTTGACTATATCCAAGATGGAACAAATAATCAGGTTTTATCAAATACAGCTCCTGCTGCAACGCGAGCGAATGGTGTAGGTGTTCAATTGCTTTGGAATTACCAAAATAAAAATCAAGCGATCAGAAAAGGTGACAAATTAGAAATTGGCACCATTAAATCGAATGATACCTTGCAATTCAATATTCCATTAACAGCCCAATATTATCAAACCGCAGCAAACGTTAGTGCAGGAACTGTCAGAGCAATGGCAACGGTCACTATCGAATATGATTAA
- a CDS encoding type 1 fimbrial protein produces the protein MNSIIYKLILSTLTIIFVSASHATNTIQINGKIIEDTCSQQHQHRDCELISNLNKKIDNNSISLIDLQNKSQKNNMIEINIEKQTETNNSVIVVSYY, from the coding sequence ATGAACAGCATAATATATAAACTCATACTATCGACATTAACAATAATTTTTGTTTCTGCAAGCCATGCAACGAATACAATCCAAATAAATGGAAAAATTATTGAAGATACGTGTTCTCAGCAACATCAGCATCGAGATTGTGAATTAATAAGCAATTTAAATAAAAAAATAGATAACAACTCAATATCTCTAATAGATTTGCAAAATAAATCACAAAAAAACAATATGATTGAAATAAATATTGAAAAACAAACAGAGACAAATAATAGTGTGATCGTTGTGAGCTATTACTAA
- a CDS encoding 1-acyl-sn-glycerol-3-phosphate acyltransferase, with protein sequence MVVTMRKFLGKTIFKATGWEYRVDPTILEKKQVIIGFEHTSNLDTILSLALFEILELKIHTLIKKELFKGPLKPVLERLGGIPVDRKASKDIVTQMVDLFNQNEQFNLVIAPEATRAKDGEKRKPIRTGFWHIAKAANVPIILMYANARTKKGGILGKIYPTDLQQDLEKIKAMYAEYDIDVKIN encoded by the coding sequence ATGGTTGTGACCATGAGAAAATTTTTAGGAAAAACTATATTTAAAGCAACAGGTTGGGAGTACAGAGTAGATCCAACTATTTTAGAAAAGAAACAAGTCATTATCGGTTTTGAGCATACCTCTAACCTAGATACGATCTTATCACTTGCCCTATTTGAGATTTTAGAATTAAAAATCCATACTTTGATTAAAAAAGAGCTGTTTAAAGGCCCCTTAAAACCTGTTCTAGAACGTCTAGGAGGTATCCCTGTTGATCGTAAGGCGAGCAAAGATATCGTGACTCAAATGGTTGATCTATTTAACCAAAATGAGCAATTTAATCTTGTCATCGCACCTGAGGCCACTCGCGCGAAAGATGGTGAAAAACGTAAGCCAATCCGTACAGGTTTTTGGCATATTGCCAAAGCAGCAAACGTTCCGATCATTTTAATGTATGCCAATGCACGAACTAAAAAGGGTGGGATTTTAGGAAAAATCTACCCTACTGATCTACAACAAGATCTAGAGAAAATTAAAGCGATGTATGCTGAATATGATATTGATGTCAAAATCAATTAA
- a CDS encoding YebC/PmpR family DNA-binding transcriptional regulator codes for MAGHSKWANIKHRKAKQDASRGKVFTKYIREIVTAARLGGPDAASNPRLRAVVEKALSVNMTRDTINRAIQRGAGGEENDDLKEVTYEGYGVGGVAVIVETMTDNLNRTVPDVRHCFSKTNGNLGTNGSVAYLFTKRGEISFEDVSLEDKIMEVALEAGADDIEVDEDSILVITSPESFGEVQDALAAAGLKSDNAEVVMSPSTKAEITDVDQAKQIMKMIDMLEDLDDVQNVYTNVEFSEEVLEQLDA; via the coding sequence ATGGCGGGTCATTCTAAATGGGCCAATATTAAGCATCGTAAAGCGAAACAAGATGCCAGTCGCGGTAAAGTCTTTACTAAATATATCCGCGAGATTGTTACCGCAGCAAGATTAGGCGGTCCTGATGCAGCGAGTAACCCTCGTTTACGTGCTGTTGTTGAAAAAGCACTTTCTGTCAACATGACACGTGACACCATCAATCGTGCAATCCAACGCGGTGCTGGTGGTGAAGAAAATGATGATTTAAAAGAAGTAACTTATGAGGGTTATGGTGTCGGTGGCGTTGCTGTTATCGTTGAAACGATGACTGATAATTTAAACCGTACTGTACCTGATGTTCGACACTGTTTTAGTAAAACCAATGGTAACTTAGGAACGAATGGTTCAGTTGCATATCTGTTTACTAAACGTGGTGAAATTTCTTTCGAAGATGTCTCATTAGAAGACAAAATCATGGAAGTCGCTTTAGAAGCGGGCGCTGATGATATCGAAGTTGATGAAGACAGCATTCTCGTCATTACCAGTCCAGAAAGCTTTGGTGAGGTTCAAGATGCGCTAGCTGCGGCAGGTTTAAAATCTGATAATGCCGAAGTCGTTATGAGCCCATCAACTAAGGCTGAAATCACGGATGTTGATCAAGCAAAACAAATCATGAAAATGATTGATATGTTAGAAGATCTTGATGATGTTCAAAACGTTTATACCAACGTTGAATTCTCTGAAGAAGTCTTAGAACAGCTTGATGCATAA
- a CDS encoding Lrp/AsnC family transcriptional regulator, with product MELDRFDKQILEILTHEDVNLNELSERINLSVSSVHRRIKNLIESQVMGQLKREINFNKLGFSLHILLQVSLSKHDSETFDKFLEELEDIPEVTNAFLVTGQSADFILELVARNMDDYSEILLRRIGKIDSVVALHSSFVIKEYNVFNCYKLLNKL from the coding sequence ATGGAGTTAGATCGTTTCGATAAGCAGATTCTTGAGATCTTAACGCATGAAGATGTGAACCTGAATGAGTTATCAGAACGTATTAATCTGTCTGTGAGCTCGGTGCATCGTCGGATCAAAAATCTGATTGAATCTCAGGTGATGGGGCAGCTAAAAAGAGAAATTAATTTTAATAAGCTTGGATTCAGTTTACATATCTTATTGCAAGTTTCCTTGAGCAAGCATGATAGTGAGACTTTTGATAAGTTTTTAGAAGAGCTAGAAGATATTCCAGAAGTAACCAATGCTTTTTTGGTCACAGGGCAGAGTGCAGATTTTATTTTAGAACTTGTTGCGCGTAATATGGATGATTACAGTGAAATATTATTACGCCGTATTGGTAAAATCGACAGTGTTGTCGCGCTGCATTCCAGTTTTGTGATCAAAGAATACAACGTCTTTAACTGTTATAAACTTTTAAATAAGCTATAA
- a CDS encoding bifunctional prephenate dehydrogenase/3-phosphoshikimate 1-carboxyvinyltransferase produces MSQPLFKKVAFIGLGLIGSSLARVIVAEQLASEIVASTRSKKTLDDAKALGIIQEGYTNPEEAVVGADLIVLALPVRATQKVLEQIKPYLDQNAIITDVGSTKGNVVEAAKAVFGERLPVGFVPGHPIAGAEHTGVHAGKVDLFANHKVILTPVATSADWAVEKLIQLWSAAKAEVICMDVTKHDEVLAHTSHLPHLMAFNLVEQLANREDNLDIFRYAAGGFRDFSRIAASDPQMWHDIFFANKTAILNAVEGFEQQLSVLKKLIEQEDSQALMGLLGHAQAARQHFNHMLAKKPLMEKNKVTQQFSILPGKKTFTGKFTVPGDKSVSHRSIMFGAIAEGTTHVTGFLEGEDALATLQAFRDMGVSIEGPKNGEVTIHGVGMYGLKAPASALYMGNSGTSMRLLSGMLSAQKFDSVMTGDASLSKRPMERIAKPLREMGAQIQTTGEKGTPPVSITGSQALKGIQYDLPMASAQVKSGILLAGLWAEGVTSVTEPEPTRDHTERMLRAFGYDVKTEGNKISLVGGGKLVGTNIQVPSDISSAAFFMVGAAITEGADVVLEAVGINPTRTGVIEILKQMGADLTVENERIAGGEPIADIHIKGSRTLKGIHMPEDQVPLAIDEFPALFIAAACAEGQTVLTGAAELRVKESDRIQVMADGLKIMGIDCTPTEDGIIIEGKGKSGDWSAIFNGGEIESHHDHRIAMSFSIAGLRTAGAITIHGTETVATSFPTFTELANTAGLDLKVVEA; encoded by the coding sequence ATGTCTCAACCATTATTTAAAAAAGTTGCATTTATTGGACTTGGACTGATTGGGTCTAGTCTTGCTCGTGTGATTGTGGCAGAACAACTTGCATCTGAAATTGTCGCTTCAACACGCTCAAAGAAAACATTAGATGACGCAAAAGCACTGGGTATTATTCAGGAAGGTTATACAAATCCTGAAGAAGCTGTTGTAGGTGCTGACTTAATTGTTTTGGCACTACCTGTGCGTGCAACTCAAAAGGTACTCGAACAGATTAAGCCTTATCTGGACCAAAATGCCATCATTACCGATGTGGGAAGTACCAAAGGCAATGTTGTTGAGGCTGCAAAAGCCGTGTTTGGTGAGCGTCTACCGGTTGGTTTTGTTCCTGGACATCCGATCGCAGGTGCTGAACATACAGGTGTGCATGCAGGCAAAGTCGATTTATTTGCAAATCATAAAGTGATTTTGACACCAGTTGCTACAAGTGCGGATTGGGCGGTCGAAAAGCTGATTCAGCTTTGGTCTGCTGCGAAAGCTGAAGTCATCTGTATGGATGTGACCAAACATGATGAAGTATTGGCACACACCAGTCATTTACCACATTTGATGGCTTTCAATCTAGTAGAGCAATTGGCGAACCGTGAAGATAATTTAGATATCTTCCGTTATGCTGCGGGTGGTTTTCGAGACTTTTCTCGAATTGCAGCCAGTGATCCACAAATGTGGCATGATATTTTTTTCGCCAACAAAACTGCGATTTTGAATGCTGTAGAAGGTTTTGAACAGCAACTTTCAGTGTTGAAAAAACTGATCGAACAGGAAGATTCACAAGCGTTAATGGGATTGCTCGGGCATGCTCAAGCTGCTCGTCAACACTTTAACCATATGTTAGCCAAAAAACCTTTGATGGAGAAAAACAAGGTGACACAGCAATTTAGCATTTTACCGGGAAAGAAAACATTTACAGGTAAATTCACCGTACCAGGTGACAAGTCTGTGTCGCATCGTTCAATCATGTTTGGCGCGATTGCTGAAGGCACAACGCATGTGACCGGTTTCTTAGAGGGTGAAGATGCATTGGCAACTTTACAAGCATTCCGTGACATGGGCGTAAGTATCGAAGGTCCGAAGAATGGTGAAGTCACGATTCATGGTGTCGGTATGTATGGCTTGAAAGCACCTGCAAGCGCTTTATATATGGGTAACTCTGGTACAAGCATGCGTTTGTTGTCTGGTATGTTATCTGCGCAAAAGTTTGATTCTGTGATGACAGGTGATGCGTCATTGTCTAAACGTCCAATGGAGCGTATTGCTAAGCCACTTCGTGAAATGGGTGCTCAGATTCAAACCACTGGTGAAAAAGGTACACCACCAGTGAGTATTACAGGTAGTCAAGCGCTTAAAGGGATTCAATACGATTTACCAATGGCTTCTGCCCAAGTGAAGTCTGGAATTTTATTGGCAGGTTTATGGGCAGAAGGTGTAACTTCAGTGACTGAACCTGAACCAACACGTGATCATACTGAACGTATGTTACGTGCCTTTGGATATGATGTGAAAACTGAAGGCAATAAAATTTCTCTTGTGGGCGGTGGTAAGTTAGTCGGTACGAATATTCAAGTTCCTTCTGATATTTCTTCTGCTGCGTTCTTTATGGTTGGCGCTGCGATTACTGAAGGTGCAGATGTTGTACTGGAAGCGGTTGGTATTAACCCAACACGTACGGGTGTGATTGAAATCCTGAAACAAATGGGTGCTGATCTGACCGTTGAAAATGAGCGTATTGCAGGCGGTGAGCCGATTGCAGATATTCATATTAAAGGTTCTCGTACACTTAAAGGCATCCATATGCCAGAGGATCAAGTGCCATTGGCAATTGATGAATTCCCAGCATTATTTATCGCGGCTGCATGTGCTGAAGGTCAAACTGTGTTGACTGGAGCTGCTGAGTTGCGTGTAAAAGAATCTGATCGTATCCAAGTGATGGCAGATGGTTTGAAAATCATGGGTATCGATTGCACGCCAACAGAAGATGGCATCATCATTGAAGGTAAGGGCAAGTCTGGTGATTGGTCAGCAATCTTTAATGGTGGTGAAATTGAATCTCACCATGATCATCGTATTGCAATGAGTTTTAGTATTGCAGGTCTGAGAACTGCTGGTGCGATTACGATTCATGGTACTGAAACGGTTGCAACAAGTTTTCCGACGTTTACGGAACTTGCAAATACCGCCGGGCTTGATTTGAAAGTTGTAGAAGCTTAA
- the pheA gene encoding prephenate dehydratase yields MVNDGQNTSNSLNLEQIRNDIDSVDQQIQELLNRRASLAEAVAKAKFAAEENPLFYRPEREAQVLRKVMERNQGPLSDATMARLFREIMSACLALEAPQSIAFLGPEGTFTQSAVLKHFGQDAIVRPLPTIDEVFREVEAGSAHYGVVPVENSSEGIVNHTLDCFKASTLNVIGEVELRIHHQFLVSENTRKDSIKQIYAHQQTLAQCRKWLDAHYPSVERVALNSNAEAARRIRNEWHSAAIASDIAANMYNLEILHSNIEDNPENTTRFLVIGREKIPQSGNDKTSLLISAHDRAGALLEILAPFAKHQISLTSIETRPALPEKWAYVFFIDLEGHIDQANVAAALDEIRPMVKELRVLGSYPIAVL; encoded by the coding sequence ATGGTAAACGATGGACAGAACACATCGAATTCACTTAACTTAGAACAAATTCGTAATGATATTGATAGTGTTGATCAACAAATCCAAGAATTACTAAATCGTCGCGCTTCGTTGGCTGAGGCTGTAGCTAAGGCGAAATTTGCAGCAGAAGAAAATCCATTATTTTATCGTCCAGAACGTGAAGCACAAGTATTACGTAAAGTTATGGAGCGTAATCAAGGTCCTTTATCCGATGCGACGATGGCTCGATTGTTCCGTGAAATTATGTCTGCATGTTTGGCGCTTGAAGCACCACAGAGCATTGCATTCTTAGGGCCTGAAGGAACATTTACGCAATCGGCTGTTTTGAAGCATTTTGGGCAAGATGCAATTGTGCGTCCGTTGCCAACTATTGATGAGGTGTTCCGTGAAGTTGAGGCAGGTAGTGCACATTATGGTGTGGTGCCAGTTGAAAACTCATCTGAAGGAATCGTAAACCATACCCTTGATTGTTTTAAAGCATCGACTTTAAATGTCATCGGTGAGGTAGAACTTCGGATTCATCATCAATTTCTTGTGTCAGAAAATACTCGTAAAGATAGTATTAAACAAATCTACGCCCATCAGCAGACTTTAGCACAGTGCCGTAAGTGGTTGGATGCTCATTATCCCAGTGTAGAGCGTGTTGCCCTAAATTCTAATGCAGAGGCTGCACGCCGTATTCGTAATGAATGGCATTCTGCTGCGATTGCATCTGATATTGCGGCGAATATGTATAATCTTGAGATTTTACATAGCAATATTGAGGATAATCCAGAAAATACGACGCGATTCCTTGTGATTGGCCGTGAAAAAATTCCTCAAAGTGGTAATGATAAAACTTCTTTATTGATCTCAGCACATGATCGTGCAGGTGCTTTATTAGAGATCCTTGCACCGTTTGCAAAGCATCAAATCAGCTTGACCAGTATTGAAACGCGCCCAGCTTTACCTGAAAAATGGGCCTATGTGTTCTTTATTGATTTAGAAGGTCATATTGATCAAGCTAATGTAGCTGCAGCTTTAGACGAAATTCGTCCGATGGTTAAAGAGCTGCGAGTACTGGGTTCTTATCCAATCGCTGTTTTATAA
- a CDS encoding GNAT family N-acetyltransferase — translation MFQNQKFISALVNEEIYLHVLCEEDAQDVYEAIIDSLAHLQKYPATIPWVLNEQSLENTKLYCQHIQDNLSKNKDIVFVIRHKKTARLIGLVGLHNICWEISRLEIGFWGNTAFNKQGLMKQAIQLLLNVLQVHYRFKRIEAFVDQENQEARKLCETLNFQLEHIMRNELRNPVDSSFRHLCVYTIVSG, via the coding sequence TTGTTTCAAAATCAGAAGTTTATTTCGGCACTCGTAAATGAGGAGATTTATTTACATGTATTGTGTGAAGAAGATGCTCAAGATGTATATGAGGCGATTATTGATTCTTTAGCTCACTTACAGAAGTATCCTGCAACAATTCCTTGGGTGTTAAATGAACAAAGTTTAGAGAATACGAAATTATATTGTCAGCACATACAAGATAATCTATCAAAAAATAAGGATATCGTATTTGTCATTCGACATAAGAAAACAGCACGTCTAATTGGTCTAGTTGGATTGCATAATATCTGTTGGGAGATTTCCAGACTAGAAATTGGTTTTTGGGGAAACACCGCATTTAATAAACAAGGTCTGATGAAGCAGGCGATCCAACTCTTACTTAACGTTTTACAGGTTCATTATCGTTTTAAACGTATAGAGGCTTTTGTTGATCAAGAAAATCAAGAAGCAAGAAAGCTGTGTGAAACACTGAATTTTCAATTGGAACATATAATGCGAAATGAGCTTAGGAACCCGGTTGATAGTTCTTTTCGCCATTTATGTGTTTATACGATTGTAAGTGGGTAA
- a CDS encoding acyl-CoA dehydrogenase family protein gives MLAYDADLELFRDNFKRFMSEHIAPHYEQWEREGLMPRSVWNLLGENGFLCVDVPEEYGGYGVPTHYSLMLVEESARAGYCALSTAISCHSEIAAPYIQHIGTEEQKQYWLPKMVSGEAVGAIGMTEPGAGSDLQAMRTSAILQDDHYLLNGSKTFISNGQHADVVVLAVKTDPQARAKGVSLLLVDTHLDGFKKGTNLDKIGLHSQDTSELFFDNVKVPKDQLLGNAGSGFAYLMQELPRERTAIASTALGAIRGAIDLATTYVKERQAFGQAIAQFQNTRFVLAQAKIDELATAAFYNQNVELYMQGKLDVETAAALKSFSTDMQMKVADNLLQLFGGYGYMTEYPISRFFVDARIQRIYGGTNEIMKEIVARGLIGKA, from the coding sequence ATGTTAGCTTACGATGCAGATTTGGAACTCTTCCGCGATAACTTTAAACGTTTTATGAGCGAACATATTGCACCTCATTATGAACAATGGGAACGAGAAGGGCTTATGCCTCGTTCTGTTTGGAACTTATTAGGTGAAAATGGTTTCTTGTGTGTAGATGTGCCAGAAGAATATGGTGGTTATGGTGTACCAACACATTATTCATTGATGTTAGTAGAAGAATCTGCACGTGCAGGTTATTGCGCATTATCAACCGCGATTTCATGTCACTCTGAAATTGCAGCACCATATATTCAACATATTGGTACAGAAGAGCAAAAGCAATACTGGCTACCTAAAATGGTATCTGGTGAAGCTGTTGGCGCGATTGGGATGACTGAACCGGGTGCTGGTTCAGATTTACAAGCAATGCGTACGAGTGCCATTTTGCAAGATGATCATTATTTATTGAATGGCTCTAAAACTTTTATCTCAAATGGTCAACATGCGGATGTTGTGGTACTTGCGGTAAAAACCGATCCACAAGCACGCGCTAAAGGCGTATCTTTATTGTTGGTTGATACCCATCTGGATGGATTTAAGAAGGGAACAAATTTAGACAAGATCGGTTTACATTCGCAAGATACTTCAGAATTGTTCTTTGATAATGTAAAAGTACCTAAAGACCAATTACTTGGTAACGCAGGTTCAGGTTTTGCTTATTTGATGCAAGAGTTACCACGCGAACGTACTGCAATTGCATCAACTGCTTTGGGTGCCATTCGCGGAGCAATAGATTTAGCAACGACCTATGTAAAAGAGCGTCAAGCTTTTGGCCAAGCAATTGCGCAGTTCCAAAATACACGTTTCGTGTTGGCTCAAGCGAAGATTGATGAATTGGCAACGGCAGCGTTTTACAACCAAAACGTTGAATTGTATATGCAAGGTAAATTGGATGTTGAAACTGCTGCGGCATTGAAGAGCTTCAGTACTGATATGCAGATGAAAGTTGCAGATAACTTACTTCAACTCTTCGGTGGTTATGGTTATATGACTGAATATCCGATTTCTCGTTTCTTTGTAGATGCACGTATCCAACGTATTTACGGTGGTACCAACGAGATTATGAAAGAAATCGTAGCACGTGGTTTGATTGGTAAAGCTTAA